The Paenibacillus sp. RC334 nucleotide sequence GGACTGATTCGTCGTGATCCAACGAAACCGCGGGCCATCGAGTTACTCGGCCAAGACGAATCGGATAACAGCAACTTGATTAATTACTCAATTAGTCGTGTTCCGGTCGTCGGCAAAGTTACAGCTGGTCTGCCTATTACAGCAACAGAAAATATTGAAGATTACTTTCCTCTTCCCCAACATTTTGTTGGTGAGGATAAAATATTCATGTTATCTGTTGTAGGAGAAAGCATGATTGAAGCTGGTATTGCCAACGGAGATTATGTCATCGTACGTCAACAGCAGACAGCCGATAACGGCGATATTGTCGTGGCCATGACAGACGAGGACGAGGCTACTGTTAAAACTTTTTACAAGGAAAAAGATCATATTCGACTTCAACCGGAAAATCCGGCCTTTGAACCGCTTCGTCTGACGCACGTCAGTATTTTGGGCAAGGTTGTAGGACTCTTCCGGGACTTCCACTGATTTTTCATTTTTCAGCCCCGTTATTCTTCCCGCTACAACAAAACCGGCTGCCCATGGCAAGCCGGTTTTGTGTTGATTTTATGTACACAAAATGTTCCTCACAGCTATTCTTTTTCCTTTGATAGCCCATAGATTAAACGGTTTATACCTGCAATTACTGTTCTGTATATTGGTGGATCAAAAGAATTATATCATTATTTTAGATAAATATGGTATATTATCTGAACAACTGAATAATCGTATTCTTAACCAGGAAGCGTATTACGAGAAAAAACTTAAAACCCTTTATAATAAGTAATATTTCTTTTACCAGCTTCTTATCTTCATTCTTTACTATTCTACTTATGCTAATCTGCTGTAACTTTCTCCTACAACGTAAAGTGGGAAAGGATACGGCAGGTAAGCATAAGTTTTTTTACGTTCCGTATCTCCATACTTTATTAGTTTCTGAATATTAGGATCATAGGTGATAGCTTCTTTTTGCTTTTAATAGATTTATGCTGATACATTGCTAGCGCTACTGACATATGAATAAAGTAGACCTTAGCAAAGGAGATAAGAAGATGATCAAAAATCGAGTCAAAACGTATAAGCACCGTATCGGCAAGAACAAATTTCTGGTCGTAAAAGTCTTTCAGGCCGCAGCCGCCGAAACAAGAAGCGGTAACGCACTAGCCACCAATGCATTGAACATCAAAATTTCCAAACGTAACCGTAAGCATAAACACTTCTAAAATTCATCCGTACCTTCATTTCTTGTGAAGGGAGGTGATATCATGTGTAAAAGACATTTCAAACGTCACGTGAGAAGAAGAGGATTATCGATCCGTTCAAATCAGAGAGCGATTGCACGTGCTAGAGGTAACGCACTGGCTGTTAATCTGTTTAGTGTAAATGATAGACAACGCAGACGTTAATGATTGTTTTTAAGCGAAAAGCGGGAAGGATTTCTTCCCGCTTTTTTGTGCCGCATTATAGTGTAAAACGGATATTGAACCAATATTAAGGGGCCCTTTAGCAGTCGGTAGGACTTTATCATTTTCAACAGAATTTTAACATTTGAAGTAAGTGAATACTGATAAAAATTTCGTATTCTCTTCATCTAAATCCCAGTCCTGAGAAAATTCAAAAAAATGCTTTTTCATGTCTATTCTCCCCTGTGAACTATTGTGTCTTTATCTTTACTGTATGATCATTTATCCTATGTACTCTGAACGAAATGCTTTTCCTCGTTTCATAAACATAAGGAGCGAAAATGTTAACTCAACACAACCCATTACCTTCTCCCATTCTTTTTCCCTTGATTATGAAATTCGAAACTCTTACCTATATCAATTCCTAAAATTAGGGACATATGAACAAAAATCAGGGTGCTGAATGTCTCTTATGATTCGACAATATAAGCCGAGTATTTTTGACAAAAAAAGAGCCGCTATCTAGTAGCAACTCCAGTGAAGATTATGTTCGAATTAATGAAACCCATTTCCTCTATAACCTCGTCAAATCGGTGATAAGAGATCGGACACCTCTTCGATGTTTTTGTTATCTCACATTCAAAGTAAGCGTCTTTGAAAATGCCATTAACAATTTTCACCTTTTCCACATTCAGAGTATTGCTTCTGTCTACATTCAAGAAATGGAACCCATTATTATTTAGGAAGCTTTCCCAATGCCTTAGGGTGCCGATCATGTAATATGTTTTTTCGAATGTGTGAACTAGAATCTGATCCCTCTTACGTCCTTTAGATATGAAAAGAACCTTGTCCACTGGTATGTTTTCGCCCTTGTTAATACCTCGAGAATCATCAGCTGAGACGGTTAAGTTTAGCATTTCATATATCTCCCACTTTATTTCAACAGTTCTTCAGGTGGTTCGGGACTGTGAATCCAAGACAAACTCGCTGTACTCACTGATACAACTGCAAGTGAAGTTAGTAATATGGCAGCATTGTAGTACATACCAATCTTAAATTTACTAAATTTAGGACTTTTCATTTTTCGCACCTCCTCTCTATTAACGTTAAGCTTTGAACAAAAAAACTAGCAGCTACCACCGGAAAAGCCAGCCACAAATTAAGTGTTATTATTGCAACCCCGCAAATTTTTAACAATGGGTAGTGCCGTTTAGGTATACGAGTCTTCCCGTCTATTCTAGACGGAGCATAAACCAAGACAAGTATTATACTTAATATCGAAGTAATAACTATCCAATTATAGTTTAAATTCACAAAGGACAGGGCGGTAAGTAAAGCTGTAGATACAACAATGCATACTATATTGCTCTTTAAATGTATTCCTCCTACAACTTGACGCAGTATAGAAAAAGATATCATCGCCAGTACAGTTTCCTGCACCTTACCCGTAATAAATGAAATACCAATAGTTAACAAAATGATTGAAACTGTATTAATCACAACGGCTATTCCATGTTTTAAAACCGCAATAGAAGCTGGATGACCCGGTACAACTGTTTTGATATGAGTTGCAATATCAAGAGCGATAGAATCAAGATTTTTTATAATAATCACGCTCCGTTTTTAGCGCATAGTACAGAAACATTCCAGATGCCAAAGCTATAAATAAAATACTCAAAGGAAAATTATTGACGTAGAACATAAATGTACTAGCTGCTAGTACCCCAATTATTAAAATAACAACAAGTACATGTTCCCACCTAAAACGCAAGCTTTCATAATCTGCTGTAAAGCCTATTTTGAATTTAAATAGTAACCATGATATAGCTAACACCCATGCACTGGTTACAGCTTGAGCTAACGATCCCTCTGGAGAGGTCTGCATGTCTGATGTCAATGTACCAAAGAGCATTACTATGATTATTGCTTGAAACAGCGTATACAAAAACGTACCTGTAATGGATATGATAGCTGCCCAAATAATGGGCATCCTTACAACAGTAGTTATCAATAATGTGAATAATATAATGTTTATAGTCGGAGCAAAAAAAGACAACGACATTTCTTCTCTCAACACCATACTTTGCAAGTTCATGATCAGGCCGATAAACAAGGCAGGCCAGACAAAATCTAAAGCTCGGATTCTAAAAATAGTAAGCATTAAAACAAACGCCGCAAATGTTTCAACATTAGAAAATAGCAAGAACCGTATAGGCTCCCACATAACACATATCCCCTTCACTCAGTTGTAACCAACACTATAATTCTATATTTGCTATAACAGCGTGGCAATACAATTATCTGTTTATTTGGAATATTTTATGTATTATTTTAGGTAAATATTTTTCGATCGTTTCCTTATAATGTGTTTATTGCTCTAAGAGCCATATTTCAAAAAAGCTCATTTCACGAGCTGGGAAATACCATTTATCACCAATTTTTCCTTTCGAAAACCTGGGATCATGGAACGTGTCCAATATCGTGCCCCAACTCATACAAGTTCTCTTCTTTGATTATTTAGGATGATACAAACGATCCAAAAAATCATCAAATACAATCAGCCAAAAGAGACAAGACAACATGGCATTAATACACCGATGTTCTTGCTTACGGACTTCGATCCAATTCACAAACTCTTCCTTTGCAATTCTTTTCCCTTAATGTAATTCTTTCATTGGCTAGCATGAAGAAATATGAGTCTTTTACTGAAAAGTATTTTGAAAATAAAAAGTTTGGGGGCATTTTGAGGGCAACTATATATCGGATTTATAATTTTTACTCACTGTCCCCAAACTAAAAATCCCTCAACGCTCAGAGCGCCAAGGGATTCCACATTTTAGTAAAGCGTCAGATATTGATCACGTTCCCATTGATGCACTTGGGTCCGGTTTAAGTTCCATGGATTTCTAAATTATCATGTGGTACTTAAACACCGATAATTAAATAATAAAAGATAATTAATTTTTCCAAAGTAGCATAACGTA carries:
- a CDS encoding LytTR family transcriptional regulator DNA-binding domain-containing protein, with the translated sequence MLNLTVSADDSRGINKGENIPVDKVLFISKGRKRDQILVHTFEKTYYMIGTLRHWESFLNNNGFHFLNVDRSNTLNVEKVKIVNGIFKDAYFECEITKTSKRCPISYHRFDEVIEEMGFINSNIIFTGVATR
- a CDS encoding cyclic lactone autoinducer peptide; the encoded protein is MKSPKFSKFKIGMYYNAAILLTSLAVVSVSTASLSWIHSPEPPEELLK
- a CDS encoding accessory gene regulator B family protein, producing MIIIKNLDSIALDIATHIKTVVPGHPASIAVLKHGIAVVINTVSIILLTIGISFITGKVQETVLAMISFSILRQVVGGIHLKSNIVCIVVSTALLTALSFVNLNYNWIVITSILSIILVLVYAPSRIDGKTRIPKRHYPLLKICGVAIITLNLWLAFPVVAASFFVQSLTLIERRCEK
- the lexA gene encoding transcriptional repressor LexA — its product is MSKISSRQQAILEFIRNEVRLKGYPPSVREIGEAVGLASSSTVHGHLDRLEKKGLIRRDPTKPRAIELLGQDESDNSNLINYSISRVPVVGKVTAGLPITATENIEDYFPLPQHFVGEDKIFMLSVVGESMIEAGIANGDYVIVRQQQTADNGDIVVAMTDEDEATVKTFYKEKDHIRLQPENPAFEPLRLTHVSILGKVVGLFRDFH